The Candidatus Tanganyikabacteria bacterium region CGCAGAGCGGCAAGCCATCACCAAGGCCGAATTCAGCTTCAAGTCGGCGGCCGTGACCCGGGTGGACCTGCCGTTTATCGGCCCGGACCCGCGGGCCGACCTGGACGTGACCCTGTTGGTGAAGAACCCCAACAGCATCGCGGCCGCCCTCGATCGCCTCGACTACCAGGTCTACGTCTCGGGCCAGCAGATCGGAGCGGGATCGCTGGCCAAGGATTTCCGCGTGGAGGCCGGCGCCACCCGCGACCTGGTGCTGCCCGTCTCGATCCGCTACGAGGGCCTCGCCCAGCCCGTGCTCGACGCCATCCTGCGCCGCGAGGTCGCCCTCACACTCAAGGGCACGAGCCATCTGGCGACGCCCGTCGGGAGTCTCGACTTCCCGGTGGAGGTCTCGGGGAAGA contains the following coding sequences:
- a CDS encoding LEA type 2 family protein; protein product: MIKLRTALLVALLPGCGLWTAFAERQAITKAEFSFKSAAVTRVDLPFIGPDPRADLDVTLLVKNPNSIAAALDRLDYQVYVSGQQIGAGSLAKDFRVEAGATRDLVLPVSIRYEGLAQPVLDAILRREVALTLKGTSHLATPVGSLDFPVEVSGKTAF